From Rickettsiales bacterium, the proteins below share one genomic window:
- a CDS encoding aspartate carbamoyltransferase catalytic subunit, translating to MKNYSFPHKHLTDTKNLSKQDIEHILSLAENYVKNSDYPQKLKGKTLINLFFENSTRTRTSFELAGKRLGVDVINMDVETSSAKKGETIIDTAMTLNAMRADYIVVRHSESGVPELLSRKVNCSVINAGDGWNSHPTQALLDALTIKRRLGKFEGLNILISGDILHSRVARSNIDTLNKLGAKIRVCAPKTLLPKDIEKLNVEVFSDMDLAVQNVDIIMMLRLQKERMKGAFFPSEREYFYYFGLDRRKLEKAKPSVLVMHPGPINRGLEIDSEIADDINKSLILDQVEMGVAVRQAVLEALG from the coding sequence ATGAAAAATTATTCATTCCCTCATAAACATCTTACCGATACCAAAAATCTCTCTAAGCAAGATATTGAACATATTTTATCCCTTGCTGAAAATTATGTTAAAAACTCTGATTATCCGCAAAAATTAAAGGGCAAAACCCTAATAAATCTATTCTTTGAAAACTCTACAAGAACTAGAACCTCATTTGAACTTGCAGGTAAAAGGCTTGGTGTTGATGTAATAAATATGGATGTTGAAACATCTTCCGCAAAAAAAGGTGAAACTATCATTGATACAGCAATGACTCTCAACGCAATGCGGGCGGATTATATAGTTGTTAGGCATTCTGAAAGCGGTGTACCAGAACTTCTTTCAAGAAAAGTTAATTGTAGCGTGATAAATGCTGGCGATGGTTGGAATTCTCACCCAACGCAAGCCCTACTTGACGCACTAACTATAAAAAGAAGGCTCGGCAAGTTTGAGGGATTAAATATTCTTATTTCTGGCGATATTCTGCATAGCAGAGTTGCGAGATCCAATATTGATACGCTCAATAAATTAGGTGCGAAAATTAGGGTTTGTGCGCCAAAAACTTTACTACCAAAAGATATTGAAAAGCTAAATGTTGAAGTTTTTTCTGATATGGATTTAGCAGTACAAAATGTTGATATAATTATGATGCTAAGGCTTCAGAAAGAGAGAATGAAAGGGGCGTTTTTTCCATCTGAGCGGGAATATTTTTATTATTTTGGGCTTGATAGAAGGAAGCTCGAAAAGGCGAAACCTTCAGTTTTAGTTATGCACCCTGGGCCAATCAATAGGGGTCTTGAAATTGATTCTGAAATCGCAGATGATATAAATAAAAGCTTGATACTTGATCAAGTGGAAATGGGTGTTGCGGTGCGTCAAGCGGTGCTTGAGGCTTTGGGTTAA